One stretch of Diorhabda carinulata isolate Delta chromosome 5, icDioCari1.1, whole genome shotgun sequence DNA includes these proteins:
- the LOC130894654 gene encoding tubulin beta chain, whose amino-acid sequence MREIVHIQAGQCGNQIGAKFWEVISDEHGIDPTGTYHGDSDLQLERINVYYNEATGGKYVPRAVLVDLEPGTMDSVRSGPFGQIFRPDNFVFGQSGAGNNWAKGHYTEGAELVDSVLDVVRKEAEGCDCMQGFQLTHSLGGGTGSGLGTLLISKIREEYPDRIMNTFSVVPSPKVSDTVVEPYNATLSVHQLVENTDETYCIDNEALYDICFRTLKLTTPTYGDLNHLVSATMSGVTTCLRFPGQLNSDLRKLAVNMVPFPRLHFFMPGFAPLTSRGSQQYRALTVPELVLQMFDAKNMMAACDPRHGRYLTVAAIFRGRMSMKEVDEQMLNIQNKNSSYFVEWIPNNVKTAVCDIPPRGLKMSSTFIGNSTCIQELFKRISEQFTAMFRRKAFLHWYTGEGMDEMEFTEAESNMNDLVSEYQQYQDATAEEEGEFDEEEEGDEGEN is encoded by the exons atgcGAGAAATTGTTCATATTCAAGCTGGTCAATGTGGAAATCAAATTGGTGCAAAA ttctGGGAAGTTATTTCGGACGAACATGGAATAGACCCCACAGGAACGTATCATGGTGATTCTGATTTACAGTTGGAAAGAATAAATGTATACTACAATGAAGCTACAGGGGGAAAGTATGTGCCTAGAGCAGTATTGGTGGATTTGGAGCCTGGTACGATGGATTCTGTCAGATCCGGACCTTTTGGCCAAATCTTCAGACCTGACAATTTCGTCTTTGGTCAAAGCGGAGCAGGAAACAATTGGGCAAAAGGTCATTACACAGAAGGAGCGGAACTTGTCGATTCAGTTTTAGATGTAGTCAGAAAAGAAGCTGAAGGTTGTGACTGCATGCAAGGATTTCAGTTGACTCATTCACTAGGAGGAGGTACGGGGTCCGGCTTGGGTACATTACTAATATCTAAAATAAGAGAGGAATATCCAGATAGGATTATGAATACTTTTTCTGTAGTGCCATCACCGAAAGTATCAGATACAGTTGTAGAACCATATAATGCCACGTTATCAGTTCATCAACTGGTAGAAAATACAGATGAAACTTACTGTATCGATAATGAGGCTTTATACGATATTTGCTTCAGAACATTGAAGCTCACGACTCCAACTTACGGTGATTTGAATCACTTAGTATCTGCTACAATGTCTGGAGTTACCACATGCCTTAGATTTCCCGGTCAATTGAATTCAGATTTGAGGAAGTTAGCTGTAAATATGGTTCCCTTTCCACGTCTTCACTTTTTTATGCCTGGTTTTGCTCCACTAACATCCAGAGGTAGTCAACAATATCGAGCTCTTACTGTTCCCGAACTCGTCTTGCAAATGTTTGACGCTAAAAATATGATGGCTGCATGTGATCCTCGTCACGGAAGATATCTAACTGTTGCTGCAATATTCAGAGGTAGGATGTCGATGAAGGAAGTCGACGAACAgatgttgaatattcaaaataagaatagCAGTTATTTTGTAGAATGGATTCcaaataatgtaaaaactgCTGTTTGTGATATTCCACCTAGAGGTCTAAAAATGTCCTCTACGTTTATAGGAAATTCTACTTGTATCCAAGAGTTATTCAAAAGAATATCAGAGCAATTCACAGCCATGTTCCGAAGAAAAGCGTTCTTGCATTGGTATACTGGAGAAGGAATGGACGAAATGGAATTCACCGAAGCGGAAAGTAACATGAATGATTTAGTGTCCGAATATCAACAATACCAGGATGCAACTGCAGAAGAGGAAGGTGAATTTGATGAAGAGGAAGAGGGCGACGAAGGTGAAAATTAA
- the LOC130894655 gene encoding uncharacterized protein LOC130894655, with translation MSKVHEFNVTMTCDGCSGAVERVLGKLKGKGVDEVTISLENQRVKVKSSLSAEEILNVIKKTGKEVTFVSST, from the coding sequence ATGTCCAAAGTTCATGAATTTAACGTAACCATGACTTGTGATGGTTGTTCTGGAGCAGTGGAACGAGTTCTTGGAAAGTTGAAAGGCAAAGGTGTAGATGAAGTTACTATTAGTTTAGAAAATCAAAGAGTAAAAGTTAAATCCTCTTTGTCAGCAGAAGAAATCTTGaatgttataaagaaaactggAAAAGAAGTTACATTCGTATCTTCtacataa